The following proteins are encoded in a genomic region of Zea mays cultivar B73 chromosome 9, Zm-B73-REFERENCE-NAM-5.0, whole genome shotgun sequence:
- the LOC100502340 gene encoding Alpha-mannosidase 2, producing MHFFSGSGGARSGALLPTTSKPKAHHHLRSKSSLSAPASSRRRGSLHSASTPYSRRALCLATTAFAVLFILAFLRLGFPSSRSAALSAPVRSRARLSRRPAFRLRDSAAAEAAAAAVANRIGREAPVDITTRDLYDRIEFSDVDGGAWKQGWEVKYRGDEWDTEKLKVFVAPHSHNDPGWIRTVEEYYQRQSRHILDTIVESLSKDSRRKFIWEEMSYLERWWRDAPPKKQEALAKLVRDRQLEIVSGGWVMNDEANSHYFAIIEQMMEGNMWLNDTIGVIPKNSWSIDPFGYSSTMAYLLRRMGFRNMLIQRTHYEVKKELAMKKNLEYLWRQNWDIEETTDIFVHMMPFYSYDIPHTCGPEPAICCQFDFARMRGFSYESCPWRVDPVETNPDNVKERATKLLDQYRKKSTLYRTNTLLIPLGDDFRYVSMDEAEVQFRNYEKLFDYINSNPHLNAEVKFGTLEDYFSTLRDEAEKINYSRSGQLGSAELQGFPTLSGDFFTYADRNQDYWSGYYVSRPFFKAVDRVLEQTLRASEILGSFVLGYCQKFQCAKLPISFSHKLTAARRNLALFQHHDGVTGTAKDHVVVDYGTRMHTSLQDLQLFMSRAIEVLLGDFHDRSDPTLLSHFEPVQERSKYDVQPVHKVLLPHEGKAQSVVFFNPLEQTRDEIVMVVVSSPDVSVINSNGSCLPSQLSPEWQFVSDEKISTGRHRLYWRASVPPLGLETYYVVTGQDCEKAIPAVVKTYTAAQEFPCPEPYECSKLEGKTVEMKNSNYTLSFDTCHGLLQTVTRHKYGEQTVVGEEIGMYRSHGSGAYLFKPLGEARSIVEEGGYFILTEGPLVQEAHSLPKTEWPKSPLSHSTRMYNCGDSIQDMLIEKEYHVDLVGHAFNDRELIVRYKTDIDNQRIFYSDLNGFQTSRRQTYDKIPLQGNYYPMPSLAFLQDSHGNRFSVHSKQSLGAASLKNGWLEIMLDRRLVQDDGRGLGQGVMDNKPMNVIFHLLMESNVSALPQTHSLLTLQPSLLSHRVGAHLNYPMHAFMSKKPHEKSFKLVQQSFAPLTASLPCDVHIVNLKVPQPLRFSHTEAAEPRFAVLLHRRGWDASYCKRGGLECTTVGEEPVNLFYMFKDLSAVNVKATSLNLLYDDPEMLGYLQQIGDVGQEGNVLISPMEIQAYKLDLQPPSSQEE from the exons ATGCATTTCTTCTCCGGCAGCGGCGGGGCCCGCTCCGGCGCACTACTCCCCACCACCTCCAAGCCGAAGGCGCACCACCACCTCCGTTCCAAGTCCTCCCTCTCTGCGCCCGCCTCCTCCCGCCGCCGCGGGAGCCTCCACTCCGCGTCCACTCCCTACTCCCGCCGCGCCCTCTGCCTCGCCACGACTGCCTTCGCGGTGCTGTTTATCCTGGCCTTTCTCCGTCTCGGCTTCCCCTCATCCCGCTCCGCCGCGCTGTCTGCGCCCGTCCGTTCCCGCGCGCGCCTCAGCCGCAGGCCCGCCTTCCGCCTCCGGGACTCGGCCGCGGCCGAGGCCGCAGCGGCCGCTGTGGCGAACCGGATCGGACGTGAGGCGCCCGTGGATATTACGACGAGGGACCTTTACGACCGGATCGAGTTCAGCGACGTCGACGGCGGTGCGTGGAAGCAGGGGTGGGAGGTCAAGTACAGGGGCGACGAGTGGGATACCGAGAAGCTCAAGGTCTTCGTCGCGCCGCACTCGCACAACGACCCCGGGTGGATCCGCACCGTCGAGGAGTACTACCAGCGCCAGTCGCGCCACATCCTCGATACCATCGTCGAGTCCCTCTCCAAG GATTCGCGGAGGAAGTTCATATGGGAGGAGATGTCATACCTGGAGAGATGGTGGCGCGACGCGCCGCCCAAAAAGCAAGAGGCACTGGCTAAGCTTGTCCGTGATAGGCAGCTCGAAATCGTGAGTGGTGGATGGGTCATGAACGATGAG GCAAACTCCCACTACTTTGCCATCATAGAACAG ATGATGGAGGGGAATATGTGGCTTAATGATACTATTGGAGTTATTCCTAAAAATTCTTGGTCAATTGACCCATTTGGTTATTCATCTACAATGGCTTATTTGCTTAGGAGAATGGGTTTCCGTAACATGTTAATCCAGAGAACACACTACGAGGTGAAAAAGGAGCTTGCAATGAAAAAGAATCTTGAATATTTGTGGAGACAGAACTGGGATATTGAAGAAACAACTGACATATTTGTTCACATGATGCCCTTCTATTCTTATGATATTCCACACACATGTGGACCAGAACCAGCTATCTGCTGCCAGTTTGACTTTGCTCGAATGCGTGGTTTCAGTTATGAATCCTGTCCATGGAGAGTTGATCCTGTTGAGACAAATCCTGACAATGTGAAAGAGAGAGCAACAAAGCTTCTAGATCAGTATAGGAAAAAATCAACCCTGTACAGAACGAATACACTTCTCATTCCTTTGGGTGATGATTTCCGATATGTTAGTATGGATGAAGCAGAGGTACAATTCCGCAATTATGAGAAACTCTTTGATTACATAAACTCGAATCCACATCTTAATGCTGAAGTCAAATTTGGTACCCTGGAGGATTACTTCTCTACATTGAGAGATGAAGCTGAAAAGATAAACTATTCACGGTCAGGTCAATtgggttctgctgagctgcaagGTTTCCCAACACTTTCAGGAGATTTCTTTACCTATGCGGATAGAAATCAGGATTACTGGAGTGGTTACTATGTATCAAGGCCATTCTTCAAAGCTGTTGACCGTGTACTAGAACAGACACTCCGTGCCTCAGAGATTTTGGGTTCATTTGTTCTAGGATACTGTCAGAAGTTTCAGTGTGCAAAACTCCCCATCAGTTTCTCACACAAACTGACAGCAGCAAGGAGGAATTTGGCTCTTTTTCAGCATCATGATGGGGTAACTGGCACAGCTAAAGATCATGTTGTGGTAGACTATGGGACGCGAATGCACACTTCACTGCAAGATCTACAGTTATTTATGTCCAGGGCAATCGAAGTTCTTTTAGGAGATTTCCACGATAGATCTGACCCTACATTATTATCACATTTTGAGCCTGTGCAGGAACGGTCAAAGTATGATGTTCAGCCGGTACATAAGGTTCTTCTTCCTCATGAAGGGAAGGCACAGTCAGTTGTATTTTTTAACCCATTAGAGCAGACAAGGGATGAGATTGTTATGGTTGTTGTAAGTAGTCCAGATGTTTCTGTTATTAATTCAAATGGGTCCTGTTTGCCAAGTCAACTTTCCCCTGAGTGGCAGTTTGTCAGCGATGAAAAGATTTCGACTGGTCGGCACCGCCTTTATTGGAGAGCTTCTGTTCCTCCACTAGGTTTGGAGACCTACTATGTGGTTACTGGGCAGGATTGTGAAAAGGCTATTCCTGCTGTAGTGAAAACATACACAGCTGCACAGGAATTTCCTTGCCCTGAACCATATGAATGTTCAAAGCTGGAAGGCAAAACAGTGGAGATGAAGAACTCCAATTACACTCTTTCTTTTGATACATGTCATGGTCTCCTCCAGACAGTAACTCGTCACAAGTATGGGGAACAAACTGTGGTAGGTGAAGAAATTGGCATGTATAGAAGCCATGGAAGCGGGGCATACTTGTTCAAACCACTTGGGGAAGCTCGCTCAATTGTTGAGGAAGGAGGATATTTCATCCTTACTGAAGGGCCATTGGTTCAAGAAGCCCATTCTCTACCAAAGACAGAGTGGCCTAAGTCACCTCTCTCACATAGTACACGCATGTACAATTGTGGAGATTCTATACAGGACATGCTGATAGAGAAGGAATACCATGTTGATCTTGTTGGCCATGCTTTTAATGATAGGGAACTGATTGTCAGATACAAGACAGATATTGACAACCAAAGGATCTTCTATTCTGATCTAAATGGCTTTCAGACGAGTAGGAGGCAGACATATGATAAGATTCCTCTACAGGGAAATTATTACCCAATGCCATCACTTGCCTTCTTGCAGGATTCACATGGTAATCGATTTTCTGTACACTCTAAACAGTCATTGGGCGCAGCAAGCTTGAAAAATGGATGGCTAGAGATTATGTTGGATCGTAGGTTGGTTCAGGATGATGGCCGTGGTCTGGGGCAGGGAGTAATGGACAACAAGCCCATGAATGTTATATTTCATCTCCTCATGGAGTCCAATGTCTCAGCTTTGCCCCAAACCCATAGCTTGCTTACTCTTCAACCTTCTCTCCTCTCGCACCGTGTTGGGGCGCACCtgaactacccaatgcatgctttTATGAGCAAAAAACCTCATGAAAAATCCTTCAAGCTGGTTCAACAGTCATTTGCTCCATTAACTGCTTCTTTGCCCTGTGATGTACATATTGTGAACCTGAAGGTCCCACAGCCCCTAAGATTTTCTCACACAGAAGCAGCAGAGCCAAGATTTGCTGTTCTGTTGCACAGGAGAGGCTGGGACGCATCATACTGCAAAAGGGGTGGACTGGAGTGTACAACAGTTGGGGAAGAGCCAGTAAATCTGTTCTACATGTTCAAAGATTTGTCAGCTGTGAATGTGAAGGCGACTTCGCTGAACCTCTTATATGATGACCCTGAAATGCTAGGTTACCTTCAGCAGATCGGTGATGTTGGTCAGGAGGGAAACGTTCTTATCTCACCAATGGAGATTCAGGCGTACAAGTTAGACTTACAGCCACCATCATCGCAGGAAGAGTAG